In Trichlorobacter lovleyi, the DNA window ATTTAAGGTGTTATATTTAAAATCTCTAATTCGAAATTTAACATTGCCATAAAGCAATTTTGAATGGTGGATTTTGGTTTTTGAATGAAACATGGTTAAATTATTGGTTTTACATTTAAAATCTATAATTCAAAATCCAATATCGCCTTTTAGTGTTTCTTGTTGTTGACAATCGTCATGTTTTGTTTAAAATGAGAAGCGTTATGCCGGCAAAGTCTCCCGATAGTACCGTCGAAGTTGCTGACAAGCTTTGCACTCTGGGCAAGCAGATCCGTGCACAACGCAAGGCTCTGCGTATCAGTGCGACTGTAACAGCTGAAGCTGCAGGTATGTCGCGGGTGACCTTGCACCGGATCGAGAACGGTGAACCCTCGGTTACCATTGGCGCATATCTCAATGCCATGGCGGCCTTGGACTTGGATTTCGGTATCTTCAAGCCTTCCGAAGCAACAATTGAAAAACCTGAAGTTGACCGGGAGGGGTGGATTCCTGCCCGTATTCAGCTGGCGGATTATCCACAACTCAGGCAGCTTGCCTGGCAACTACAGGGTATTGATGCATTGACACCTGCAGAGGCGCTGAGTATCTACGAACGTAACTGGCGTCACATGGATCTGCAGGCGCTGGATAATCGTGAGCGACAGTTGGTTAACGCACTGCGTTTGGGGTTTAGTGAGCGTCATAGCGATGTTTGAACGACTGCACCACCAGATGATTGCACAGGTTCTTGATGCCCTTAATGGCCCTCTGTTACGGCAGAACAACTGCCTGTTCGGGGGAGGCACAGCCATCACGCTTCGATATGGCGAATATCGCGAGTCGGTTGATATTGATTTTCTGATATCGGACCTGTCGAGCTACTGTCACCTGCGCCAGTTGCTCACTGGTCCACGTGGCATAGCTGGTATAGTCCGAATAGATGCACAACCCTTGGCACTCGCCCGTGAAATACGGGCGGATCAGTATGGTATCCGGACGATGCTGCGGATGGCAGATCAGCTGATCAAATTTGAGATTGTATTGGAGGGTCGCATTGAGCTGGCAGCGCCGACAGTTCATGATGTAGTGTGCGGTATTGCGACTCTCACTCAGCTGGACTTGGCTACCAGTAAGCTATTGGCTAATTCTGATCGCTGGAGTGATGACGGTGTATTCAACCGTGATCTGATTG includes these proteins:
- a CDS encoding helix-turn-helix domain-containing protein, yielding MPAKSPDSTVEVADKLCTLGKQIRAQRKALRISATVTAEAAGMSRVTLHRIENGEPSVTIGAYLNAMAALDLDFGIFKPSEATIEKPEVDREGWIPARIQLADYPQLRQLAWQLQGIDALTPAEALSIYERNWRHMDLQALDNRERQLVNALRLGFSERHSDV
- a CDS encoding nucleotidyl transferase AbiEii/AbiGii toxin family protein yields the protein MFERLHHQMIAQVLDALNGPLLRQNNCLFGGGTAITLRYGEYRESVDIDFLISDLSSYCHLRQLLTGPRGIAGIVRIDAQPLALAREIRADQYGIRTMLRMADQLIKFEIVLEGRIELAAPTVHDVVCGIATLTQLDLATSKLLANSDRWSDDGVFNRDLIDLAMMAPSLTLLRQAVAKAEVAYGQSIGLDLDKALERLQKRHGWLERCMQAMAMNVPKAVVWQRLRVLRKVLQ